The window GAACGGCAGCTTGCGCTCCTTCTCCAGGATGGGCCGCCAGCGGGATTCCTCACCGTTGAGCTGGGCCAGCTTCTCGGTGGTGGTGAACTTCTCGTTGAGCACCGCCTCAGCCACCCGCGAGGGCATACAGCCGAAGGGACCAATGGAGATGATGCCGCAGGAGGGATGGAGGATCTCGTGCATGGCCGAGCCCACCGTGACAATGGTCTCCACAGTGAGGTAGGGGGAAACATACTTGCTACCCGCTTCCATGACCGGCTCGATAGGGGCATTGCCGTCATAGAAGAACAGTCCGCTCGGTCCGAGCCGCTTGCGGATGGCATGGTTGAAGTAGCGCTTCACCTGCTCCCGAATAGCAAAGCCCTTGGTCCGCTCGCCCTCGATGTCATGCTTGATCAGCCAGTCAATGAACTTGATGTACTCGCTGATCATGGCCGTGCGCACGATAAAGCCCCGATCCGCCAGCTTCTCCATGATGTTCTGGAGGGAGAGGGGGTCATGGCGCACGTACATCTCCCCGATCAGGGAGATCTTGGGGATCTGCTCATAGGGCATCTTCAGCTCAATCTGCTTCAGGCGGGCCGCAGACTTGGAGAGCTGGGAGGCAATAATAGGCCAGCGCCGATGTATAACCTTCCTGACCGCCTCGAACTCTTCATGAAAGACCTGTAGGCCTGCCTCCCGATCCTTGGCCCCGGCCAGCACGGTGGACCACATCTCGTCAAAGAGGTCACCGATGATAATGGCACGCCAGGCCGCCCGCAGGAAGTTGTCCCCCAGGTTGCAATACCCATTCATGGAGGTGGGGGTGAGCATGGCCACGTTCCGGATCTTTTGTCGCTCCAGCACCCGCTTGGTGTAGACATGGTACTGCCCCAGACGGCAGGGACCGTCGGAGCTGGCCATGTAGTAGATCAGTATCTCGTTGTCCTCACGTTCTTTGATGCGGTGCAGTAAGCCACCCAGGGTGGTCTGTAAGGGCAGACATTCCTTGCAGGAGGCATTACCACGTCCCAGCTTGAGGACGTCCTCGTTGGCTGATTCCAGGATTTCCGTGCGGATGCCGATCCTGCCGAAAGCAGCTGCCAGCAAAGGGGTGCAATAGCGGCTCATGGCCGGGATAAGCAGGCGGACCTTGGGGTCAGAGAGGGGAACCCACTGGGCATCTGAGGTGCGGACGCCAGCGACACCGTCTTTCTCCTCAAGGGTGGCGGCGCGGAAGAGACGATCGCTCACCAGGGCAGAGGTCGCCTTTTTCTGGATCTCCCGGTAATAGCGGATAATGTCGAGGAAGGCCTCGATGCGGGTCTCCAGGCCAGCATCAGCGGTATGGCTGTCCAGCTCCAGGGTCAGGGAGGGCTTGCGGCCCATCACATCCCGGAAAAAGCTAACCAGGAAGGAGTCTGGGCCGCAGGAGAAGTTGGTGATATAGGTGCCAAAGAGCTGGGGGTGACGCTCGACAAAGCGGGCACCCTTGAGGATGATCTGGCCCATAGCCCAGTACATGTTCTCGTCATCAGAGAGCTTTTCCTCCCAGTAGGGCAGCATGTCAAAGGGGATCACAGCAATGCCCCGGCTGGCGAATTTGGCCGGAATACCCTTATTGGCCACTGAGGCAAAGGCGTTATAGGGACGACCAAAGACCACAGTGCCGAATTTTTCCGGGTCCGCCTCAAGAGCAGCCAAGGCCTCCTTACCCATTGCGCGGATATCCTGGGTAAAGGTCTTCTGGGCCGTATCCGCCGCCTGCAAGGCCGCATCAACCGTATTGGTATCAACGCCCAATTTGCGGATCAGCTCCTCAAAGGCCTCGGTGTCTGCGGTATTGCCCTTGGAAAAGTCAATCACTTGGGAGATTACCCGGCCAGCAGGCGTCAGGCCCGGGAAGGCGGTGCGCAGATAATAGGGCTCTCCCTGGACCAGCACGCAGGTGCAGGAGGTCATATCCGGCTCGCCCATGTCCAGTCCCCGGAGATGGGGCATGAAGATGTAATCCGGCTTTTCCGTCAGCAGGGTTGCTGCGTAATTATGGGCGATCTCCACCGGATAGCAAAAGGCTGCTCCCTGCTGATCCATGCCCTTGGGATCTTCCTTGGAGGGCAGGGTGAGGCGGAAGCCCAGCTCGGCAAAGAAGGCATTGAAAAAGGGGAAATAGGTGTTGAGGAGAAAGGAGCGGTTCATGCCCACAGTGGGGCGGGTGTCTGTCGGATCAGCTGGTGCCAGATCGCGGAAGACCCGCTGCTCGCGCTTGATGACCAGATTCAAGTCCTCGGTCCTGACCTTGCGGTTATGGATCAGGTTGTCGTAGCGGTTACAGATACCTCCAAAGGGATAGACCTTGTCCTTGATCTTGATCCGGGAGATCTCGCAGCCCCGGTCACAGTCCTTACCTCCGCCGCATTTGAAGGGTTCGCCGTATTCCACCTCACGGGCAATGAGTTCCTGGAGATCATATTCCTGGGCTGTGAGCAGCCCCTGCTCCATCCTTCGTTCCACTTCCAGGGCCACACCAAATGCCCCCATGAGTCCGGCCTCGGAAGGAACCACCACATGTTTGCCGGTCAACCCGGCCATTGCTGCGGGTACGGCCTTATTATAGCAGACTCCGCCCTGAACAAAGACCTTCTTGCCCACGGGACGGTTGCCCTTAACTCGGTTATTATAATTCATGCCAATGGAGTAGACCAGACCGGCCACGATGTCCTTCAGGGGCACGTTTTCCTGGACTGAGCGTTTGATGTCCGAGCCGATAAAGGCAGCACACTGGTCGCTGAAGTTGGGCGGAGCTGTGGCCCGGAAAGCGGTATTACCGATCTCGGTCACGGCCAGCCCCAGGCTCTCCTTGGCTGCCTCTTCGAGAAAGGAGCCAGTCCCGGCGCTGCATGCCTCGTTCATGGCGTAATCGCTGGGCACCCCGTTGGTGATATAGGTGTACTTGGCATCCTGGCCGCCGATCTCGAATATGGTGTCTACCTCAGGATCAAAATGAACCGCTGCTGTTGCATGGGCCACGATCTCGTTGATCACCCCATCGGTCAGGGCATGGAGACCGGCAATCTGGCGACCGGACCCGGTGACACCCAGGCCCTCAATGCTGATCGGCACCTTGACCTGATCAGCCAGACTCTGGTAGACATTTTTCGAGGCCCCGATGGGATCGCCGTTGGTGCGCAGGTATTCGGCTGCAACGATGGCCTTATCGCTGCGCCGCATGAGCACGCCCTTGGTGGTTGTGGAACCTACGTCCAACCCGAGGATCACCTTGTCGCCTTCCACCGCAACACCTCGTTCCTGGTGCTTATAATCCACCAGATGCTGGCATTCAGAGAGCGGGGGCAGGGTGGCCAGCCCGGCCCGCTGGTCGGTAAAGATGGCATTCAGCGAGGTGAAGGGGCGGACTTCATTCTCCATTGCCCAGAGGGCCGCGCCCAGGGCCTCAAAAGCCGCAGCCTCTGTCGGGATGTAGAGATCCGGGATGGCCTCTTGCAGGTAATGAACCATTGCCTGATTGCCCACGCAACCACCCACCAGCATGACCGCATCTTTGGGCAGCTTCTTGAGCAGTTCCATGACCTTGCCGGACATCATCCGGGATAGGCCTGCTACCACCTGATCCTTGGGGATTCCCTTGTTCAGGGCATGGGTGCAATCACTTTTGCAGAAGACCGAGCAACGACCGGAAACCTTATAGGGTTTCTCCGGCAGCTTCATCTCCCCTGCCTCATCCAGGGTCACTGACATCCGGCCCAGCTGCTGGAGAAAAAACTCCCCGGTTCCGGAGGCGCATTTATTCCCGGTATGGATCTCGTTTACCCTGCCGTCCTCATCCAGATGATAGACCATCGTGGTCTCACCACCGGCGCTGATCACCACCCGATAGGGATGATCCGGCGGCAGCAGGTACGCCGCAGCCAGTTCCACCGCCTCGGGTTCAGCAATGCCGGAAAAGTTGAGCATATTTCTGAATTTCCGACCAGTGACCGCGATACTGTATTCCTGCAGATCTTCAATCTGCTCCAGCATCTCCCGCAACACCTTTCTCGGGTTGCCATCATGGGCTCGGGATTGAGTAAAAAGAAGCTTCTTTTCCGTGCTGTTCTGCTCAAGTCCTGCAAGGGAGATGCTGGATGCACCTGCACATATGCCTAAAGATTTCATGATGTTGAATTGTTGTAAGAGTTCTTTTTATGATTGGCGGTTATACGTCGTTCCAGATAGATAATGCTTGGCGATAGACCTGTGATCGTGAAATATCCAGGTCTCTGGAAATGAGACGGACCGCGTCCTTGAGTGAAGTTTTTCCTTTGTCACGATACCAGATGATCAATTCGTTGAGGTCTTCCGGGCGTTCTTCTCGGGATTCAGTCATCCCGCTGACGATCAGGACCAACTCGCCCTTGACCTTACCCTTGGTGAGCTCTATCAGTTTGGAAATGGGGCCGAAAAGATGCTCTTCGTGGAGCTTGGTCAGTTCGCGGAAGAGCTGGGCCTGTCGATCTCCGAAAACCTCAAGGCAGTCCTGTAAGGTCGCCTGAATACGGTGGGGGGCTTCGTAAAAGACCAGAGAGCAGTTAAATGCCTTGAGCGCATGGAATTGCTTGATGCGCTCGCCTGTTTTCGCTGCCGGAAAACCGCCGAAATAAAATCCTCCGCCTTGTATGCCGGAAACAGAAAGGGCTGCTGCAAGGGCTGAGGGGCCGGGGATGGGCACAACAGGGATGTCTTGCTGGCGTGCGGCCCGGACCAGAACTGCTCCGGGGTCGGAAACTCCTGGCGTGCCAGCATCCGAAACCAGGGCGATATCCATTCCATCACAGAGCTTTTCAAGTAGGTAGGCTGTTTTTTTCTGCTCATTATCACGATGATAGCTGGTCAGGTCCGCCTTGATGCCCAAGTAGGCCAGTAGTCTTCCGGTGTGGCGGGTGTCCTCGCAGGCGAGAAGATCTACGGAAGAGAGGATATCCTTCATACGTTGACTGATATCAGCAAGGTTACCGATGGGGGTTGCGACAATATACAGTGAGCCAGTCTTTTGTTCGGGTTTCATAATAAAGGCCCCTGCCCCTTTGGGTGGGGTATTAAGAAAAAAATGTTTTGTTGATATGCCGCAGGTAGCGGGGTGTCAGACCAGGAGCTTCGCAATGAGAAAACAGGTGGGAAGCAAAACAGGTTAAATCCTCTCGGAATCGTCCATTCACTTGTACCTTATTCAGCCTATTCTTTCAGCCTCTTTCATCTGATAATGAGAAAAAAGTTCATTTTGGCGAACGGAAATGGTACCCTACAGGTATTACAGGAATTGACCATATACTCTATATATGGCATGGCACGACAACTCACCAAGTTCGTAAAGTGAAATGAAGGGAAAGACGATACTGGCATTGGGCATAGGTTTGGGAATATTTCTTACGAGCTGCGGTTCAGAACGGCCGTTTTCCGCTCGATATACCTCTCCGAACCAGGTTATTATTACCTATCAGGGGAAACAGTACACCCTGAATCGCTATGGTATTG is drawn from Candidatus Electrothrix aestuarii and contains these coding sequences:
- the rsmI gene encoding 16S rRNA (cytidine(1402)-2'-O)-methyltransferase, whose translation is MKPEQKTGSLYIVATPIGNLADISQRMKDILSSVDLLACEDTRHTGRLLAYLGIKADLTSYHRDNEQKKTAYLLEKLCDGMDIALVSDAGTPGVSDPGAVLVRAARQQDIPVVPIPGPSALAAALSVSGIQGGGFYFGGFPAAKTGERIKQFHALKAFNCSLVFYEAPHRIQATLQDCLEVFGDRQAQLFRELTKLHEEHLFGPISKLIELTKGKVKGELVLIVSGMTESREERPEDLNELIIWYRDKGKTSLKDAVRLISRDLDISRSQVYRQALSIWNDV
- a CDS encoding acyl-CoA dehydratase activase, producing MKSLGICAGASSISLAGLEQNSTEKKLLFTQSRAHDGNPRKVLREMLEQIEDLQEYSIAVTGRKFRNMLNFSGIAEPEAVELAAAYLLPPDHPYRVVISAGGETTMVYHLDEDGRVNEIHTGNKCASGTGEFFLQQLGRMSVTLDEAGEMKLPEKPYKVSGRCSVFCKSDCTHALNKGIPKDQVVAGLSRMMSGKVMELLKKLPKDAVMLVGGCVGNQAMVHYLQEAIPDLYIPTEAAAFEALGAALWAMENEVRPFTSLNAIFTDQRAGLATLPPLSECQHLVDYKHQERGVAVEGDKVILGLDVGSTTTKGVLMRRSDKAIVAAEYLRTNGDPIGASKNVYQSLADQVKVPISIEGLGVTGSGRQIAGLHALTDGVINEIVAHATAAVHFDPEVDTIFEIGGQDAKYTYITNGVPSDYAMNEACSAGTGSFLEEAAKESLGLAVTEIGNTAFRATAPPNFSDQCAAFIGSDIKRSVQENVPLKDIVAGLVYSIGMNYNNRVKGNRPVGKKVFVQGGVCYNKAVPAAMAGLTGKHVVVPSEAGLMGAFGVALEVERRMEQGLLTAQEYDLQELIAREVEYGEPFKCGGGKDCDRGCEISRIKIKDKVYPFGGICNRYDNLIHNRKVRTEDLNLVIKREQRVFRDLAPADPTDTRPTVGMNRSFLLNTYFPFFNAFFAELGFRLTLPSKEDPKGMDQQGAAFCYPVEIAHNYAATLLTEKPDYIFMPHLRGLDMGEPDMTSCTCVLVQGEPYYLRTAFPGLTPAGRVISQVIDFSKGNTADTEAFEELIRKLGVDTNTVDAALQAADTAQKTFTQDIRAMGKEALAALEADPEKFGTVVFGRPYNAFASVANKGIPAKFASRGIAVIPFDMLPYWEEKLSDDENMYWAMGQIILKGARFVERHPQLFGTYITNFSCGPDSFLVSFFRDVMGRKPSLTLELDSHTADAGLETRIEAFLDIIRYYREIQKKATSALVSDRLFRAATLEEKDGVAGVRTSDAQWVPLSDPKVRLLIPAMSRYCTPLLAAAFGRIGIRTEILESANEDVLKLGRGNASCKECLPLQTTLGGLLHRIKEREDNEILIYYMASSDGPCRLGQYHVYTKRVLERQKIRNVAMLTPTSMNGYCNLGDNFLRAAWRAIIIGDLFDEMWSTVLAGAKDREAGLQVFHEEFEAVRKVIHRRWPIIASQLSKSAARLKQIELKMPYEQIPKISLIGEMYVRHDPLSLQNIMEKLADRGFIVRTAMISEYIKFIDWLIKHDIEGERTKGFAIREQVKRYFNHAIRKRLGPSGLFFYDGNAPIEPVMEAGSKYVSPYLTVETIVTVGSAMHEILHPSCGIISIGPFGCMPSRVAEAVLNEKFTTTEKLAQLNGEESRWRPILEKERKLPFICIETDGNPFPQLIEARMEAFCLQAERLNEQMLACR